The following coding sequences lie in one Arachis hypogaea cultivar Tifrunner chromosome 4, arahy.Tifrunner.gnm2.J5K5, whole genome shotgun sequence genomic window:
- the LOC112798009 gene encoding F-box protein CPR1: protein MDKKKKEQTEQSSMKKKKNQNDKSKSIHDILPLDLIHIILLRVPIRHLARLRCVSKLWCSLISDPDFAESHFHHSPVSTNSCISIGKSGMAYSVDLDALFSDGNDALREVSPPFYKTQPYVVKVLGSCRGFIFFIRDPNFVVWNPLTGSSKLISYSHIDSRCKRQFFSRYCNFLLYGFGYDASQDDYLVVVAWQDMNNHDHFDCFSMRTNSWIDFDAALPKPLFSFGSDPTGFFLNDAIHWVQLSPAYRDVILIFDLKERTFSMISKPEQLVMSACSYPRLALLGGCLALYGCNYDSCNTDIWVMKEYKVHSSWTLYQIPCKFFQPLCLSSNGDIIGRANDSPETGFYMYNLREERLQCIKNPYFSVNYFASEPVYTESLLPLQ, encoded by the coding sequence ATggataagaagaagaaggagcagaCAGAGCAATCgagtatgaagaagaagaagaatcagaatGACAAGAGCAAGAGCATTCACGACATCCTCCCTCTTGACCTGATTCACATAATCCTACTGCGGGTACCGATCAGACATCTCGCTCGCCTCAGGTGCGTTTCCAAGCTCTGGTGCTCTCTCATTTCTGATCCTGACTTTGCGGAATCGCATTTTCACCACTCTCCCGTGTCAACCAACTCATGCATCTCCATAGGAAAAAGTGGGATGGCTTACTCTGTTGACTTAGACGCACTATTTAGTGACGGCAATGATGCATTAAGAGAGGTGTCTCCCCCTTTCTACAAGACACAACCTTACGTTGTTAAGGTCCTTGGATCCTGCAGAGGCTTCATTTTCTTTATTCGAGACCCAAATTTTGTGGTATGGAACCCACTGACCGGATCCAGCAAATTAATATCCTACTCTCATATTGATTCTCGATGTAAGCGCCAATTCTTTAGCCGTTACTGCAACTTTCTTCTCTATGGATTTGGTTATGATGCATCCCAGGATGATTACTTAGTAGTTGTAGCTTGGCAGGATATGAATAACCATGATCACTTTGACTGCTTTTCCATGAGAACCAATTCATGGATTGATTTTGATGCTGCACTCCCCAAACCCTTGTTTAGTTTTGGCAGCGATCCTACTGGGTTCTTCTTGAATGACGCTATTCATTGGGTGCAGTTATCTCCTGCTTACAGGGATGTTATTCTTATCTTTGATCTGAAGGAGAGGACTTTCTCAATGATATCTAAACCGGAACAACTTGTAATGAGTGCATGCTCCTATCCAAGACTCGCCCTACTAGGAGGCTGCCTAGCCTTGTATGGTTGCAATTATGATAGCTGTAATACTGACATATGGGTGATGAAAGAATATAAAGTACACTCATCTTGGACTCTCTATCAGATTCCTTGCAAATTCTTTCAGCCATTGTGCTTATCCAGTAATGGTGATATTATTGGAAGAGCTAATGATTCTCCCGAAACGGGGTTCTACATGTATAATCTCAGAGAAGAGAGACTCCAATGTATTAAAAATCCTTATTTTTCGGTCAACTACTTTGCATCCGAACCTGTGTATACAGAGAGCCTCTTGCCACTCCAGTGA